A single region of the Gephyromycinifex aptenodytis genome encodes:
- the secD gene encoding protein translocase subunit SecD gives MARNPHNRAAWRSLSVLMAIALAMIIGLASAVTWAGAQWTVKLGLDLEGGTQMVLAPQVREGETVSAEQLAQAVDIMRARVDGQGVAEAEVATLGSNVVVAVPGAMSKAQEDALRQSSQMRFRPVLAELPTEEAPAPTPSGSPSAAPSGAPSGSPNAVPSGAASAKPGAAKPGAAKPSAAATPTANRTSANGVAPQALKKAPVPAATGAPTPAPTEVLKAPKTKEVAPGLAALTPEQWKDPKKRVEYATSEAWLSAPQYVEQIMTLDCKSQQIYNPAEEDTTVPAAVCDASRPVKYLLGPSVLNGDQLADATSGPATNDQGQPTGGYKVDLATTPEARDDYGAISAYMVGLDRPRNQLAVVLDNKVISAPYFSNAIRDGRAEISGDFTVEESQMLADQLKFGALPISFTVQSAEQISPTVGGDQLQKGLIAGAIGLFLVVLYSLAQYRALGLVTVSSLIIVAILTYLALTLFGWGYNLRLTMAGVTGAIVAIGTTADSFIVYFERVRDEVRDGRSLPSAVEAGWDRAKRTILISDGVNLLAAVVLYVLAASNVRGFAFVLILTTVLDLIVVFLFTHPLLSILSRTDFFSSGHPWSGFSAETLGVSGTRYRGRGRFARDSAAHGPVQPEESLA, from the coding sequence GTGGCGCGCAACCCGCACAACCGGGCGGCGTGGCGATCGTTGAGCGTATTGATGGCCATCGCCTTGGCGATGATCATCGGTCTTGCCTCAGCCGTCACCTGGGCTGGAGCACAGTGGACGGTCAAACTCGGTTTGGACCTGGAAGGCGGCACCCAGATGGTGCTCGCCCCGCAGGTCCGCGAAGGTGAGACCGTCAGCGCTGAACAATTGGCTCAGGCCGTGGACATCATGCGGGCTCGTGTGGATGGTCAAGGCGTAGCCGAGGCCGAAGTCGCCACGTTGGGAAGCAATGTCGTGGTGGCCGTCCCCGGGGCGATGTCCAAGGCGCAGGAAGATGCGCTGCGGCAGTCTTCGCAGATGCGTTTCCGTCCGGTGCTGGCTGAGCTGCCCACTGAAGAGGCGCCCGCGCCGACACCCTCCGGTTCCCCCAGCGCAGCCCCCAGTGGGGCCCCCAGCGGTTCGCCGAATGCTGTTCCCAGCGGTGCGGCCTCGGCTAAGCCGGGTGCGGCCAAGCCAGGCGCGGCCAAGCCGAGTGCGGCTGCCACCCCCACGGCGAACAGGACCAGCGCTAACGGTGTGGCTCCTCAAGCCTTGAAGAAGGCCCCCGTACCCGCCGCCACCGGTGCCCCGACGCCGGCCCCGACCGAGGTGCTCAAGGCGCCCAAGACCAAAGAGGTCGCGCCCGGGCTGGCCGCGCTGACCCCTGAACAGTGGAAAGACCCGAAGAAGCGGGTCGAATACGCCACGAGTGAAGCCTGGCTCTCCGCGCCTCAGTACGTGGAACAGATCATGACGTTGGACTGCAAGTCACAGCAGATCTACAACCCGGCCGAGGAAGACACCACCGTCCCGGCCGCGGTCTGTGACGCGAGCAGGCCGGTGAAGTACCTACTCGGTCCGTCGGTCCTGAACGGTGACCAGCTTGCCGATGCCACCTCCGGCCCGGCGACCAACGACCAGGGCCAGCCCACCGGCGGCTACAAGGTCGATCTGGCCACCACGCCCGAGGCGCGGGATGACTACGGCGCTATCAGTGCTTACATGGTCGGCCTGGACCGGCCGCGTAACCAGCTCGCAGTCGTCCTGGACAACAAGGTCATCTCTGCGCCCTACTTCTCCAACGCAATCCGGGACGGCCGGGCGGAAATCAGCGGTGACTTCACCGTCGAGGAATCCCAGATGCTCGCCGACCAGCTCAAGTTCGGCGCCTTGCCGATCTCGTTCACGGTCCAGAGTGCCGAGCAGATCAGCCCGACCGTGGGTGGCGATCAGCTCCAGAAGGGTCTCATCGCCGGGGCGATCGGATTGTTCCTGGTCGTCCTGTACTCGCTGGCGCAGTACCGCGCACTGGGGCTGGTGACGGTCTCCTCGTTGATCATCGTGGCCATCCTGACCTACCTGGCGCTGACCTTGTTCGGGTGGGGGTACAACCTGCGCTTGACGATGGCTGGGGTCACCGGTGCGATCGTTGCCATCGGAACCACTGCGGACTCCTTCATCGTGTACTTCGAACGTGTCCGAGATGAAGTGCGTGACGGCCGCTCCTTGCCCTCGGCTGTGGAAGCCGGCTGGGATCGCGCCAAACGCACGATCTTGATCTCCGACGGGGTCAACCTGCTTGCAGCCGTCGTGCTGTACGTGTTGGCCGCCAGCAACGTTCGCGGTTTCGCCTTCGTGCTGATTCTGACCACGGTGCTCGACCTCATCGTCGTCTTCCTGTTCACGCATCCGTTGCTGTCGATCCTGTCTCGAACTGACTTCTTCAGCAGCGGCCACCCATGGTCCGGCTTCTCTGCCGAGACCCTCGGGGTTTCCGGAACCCGCTACCGGGGCCGGGGTCGTTTTGCTCGTGACTCCGCAGCTCACGGTCCTGTCCAGCCCGAGGAGAGCCTCGCATGA
- a CDS encoding DUF349 domain-containing protein — MSEHTPTPQDPQHAPPTEQTPEPPELNVAGEAQSSPEVNGELLPQQGENPGPVQDAAAAAATAPSPTILAGDPQGAHTDAAAAALSSEPSSEEQPQDQAQDQDQDQNVTAAPGSPDADDPAPQIAAARTVPSPGGMPAAAQQRAPAPVPSPAQLAAPSPASVPSAAATPTPVPPAVAPSTSGAAAFGRVAEDGTVFVRTPEGEREVGSYPGASPEEALGYFARKFDEVVALAELLHQRVTQTDLSAKDATEGLTRLRETLADLRAVGDLAALQAKVDSIAAAVEQRRATEATARAAAREEALAKRERIVSEAETIAAQPEQKVQWKASSGRMRALLDEWKAAQREGPKLERDSEQALWHRLSAARNSFDKMRRVHFAQLGHSQAEAKAAKEELVAEAEQLADSDDWGATAGAFKRLMDRWRQAGRAARADDDALWERFKAAQDRFFAAKDAVVAAENEEFTANLAVKEQLLAEGQAIISMTDLEAAKKALRALQEKWDAAGKVPRSDMERVEKGMRRIEQSVRDAEDRKWKKSDPEVVARARSLATQLEAAVAGLREDLAKAQEKGNERAIAKAREALEAREAWLAQARAGLEEFGG, encoded by the coding sequence GTGTCTGAGCACACCCCCACCCCGCAGGATCCGCAGCACGCTCCCCCTACCGAGCAGACCCCGGAACCGCCAGAGTTGAACGTGGCTGGCGAGGCGCAGTCTTCTCCTGAGGTGAACGGTGAGCTCCTGCCCCAACAAGGGGAAAACCCCGGCCCGGTCCAGGATGCGGCGGCAGCAGCGGCGACAGCCCCCTCCCCGACAATCCTGGCAGGTGACCCTCAGGGCGCCCACACCGATGCGGCGGCCGCCGCGCTGAGTAGCGAGCCCAGCTCCGAGGAACAGCCACAGGACCAGGCTCAAGACCAGGACCAGGACCAGAACGTGACGGCAGCCCCCGGCTCGCCGGATGCAGACGACCCCGCGCCACAGATCGCCGCTGCGCGCACCGTTCCCTCCCCGGGCGGGATGCCTGCTGCCGCGCAACAGCGCGCGCCGGCGCCGGTTCCCTCACCAGCACAGTTGGCCGCGCCCTCCCCGGCGTCGGTGCCCAGCGCGGCAGCCACCCCGACGCCGGTCCCCCCGGCGGTAGCCCCCTCCACCAGCGGAGCTGCAGCGTTCGGCCGGGTCGCCGAGGACGGCACGGTCTTCGTGCGCACCCCCGAGGGGGAACGCGAAGTCGGTTCCTATCCGGGCGCCAGCCCTGAAGAAGCTCTCGGCTACTTCGCCCGCAAGTTCGATGAGGTCGTCGCGCTAGCCGAGCTGCTGCACCAGCGCGTCACTCAGACCGATCTGTCCGCAAAAGACGCCACCGAGGGCCTGACCCGGCTGCGCGAGACGCTGGCCGACCTGCGCGCCGTCGGCGACCTGGCCGCCTTGCAAGCCAAGGTCGATTCGATTGCTGCCGCCGTTGAGCAGCGACGCGCCACCGAGGCCACCGCCCGGGCTGCTGCGCGCGAGGAGGCGCTTGCCAAACGGGAGCGGATCGTCAGCGAGGCCGAGACCATCGCTGCGCAGCCGGAACAGAAGGTGCAGTGGAAGGCCAGCAGCGGGCGCATGCGTGCCCTGCTGGATGAGTGGAAGGCCGCCCAGCGCGAGGGGCCGAAGCTTGAGCGCGACAGCGAGCAGGCACTGTGGCACCGACTCTCGGCCGCCCGCAACTCTTTCGACAAGATGCGCCGCGTGCACTTCGCTCAGCTCGGGCACAGCCAGGCCGAGGCCAAGGCTGCCAAGGAAGAACTGGTCGCCGAGGCAGAGCAGCTTGCCGACAGCGACGACTGGGGCGCCACTGCAGGGGCGTTCAAACGCTTGATGGATCGATGGCGCCAAGCAGGTCGCGCGGCGCGCGCCGACGATGACGCCTTGTGGGAGCGATTCAAGGCTGCGCAGGACCGTTTCTTCGCCGCCAAGGACGCCGTGGTCGCTGCCGAGAACGAAGAGTTCACGGCCAACCTGGCCGTCAAGGAGCAGCTGCTGGCCGAAGGCCAGGCCATCATTTCGATGACCGACCTGGAGGCCGCCAAGAAGGCCCTGCGCGCGCTGCAGGAGAAATGGGACGCTGCCGGGAAGGTGCCCCGCTCCGATATGGAACGGGTCGAGAAGGGCATGCGCCGAATCGAACAGTCCGTTCGGGACGCCGAAGATCGCAAGTGGAAGAAGAGTGACCCTGAGGTCGTCGCCCGCGCACGTAGCCTCGCCACCCAGCTCGAAGCTGCCGTAGCGGGTCTGCGCGAGGATCTGGCCAAGGCGCAGGAGAAGGGCAATGAGCGAGCCATCGCCAAGGCCCGCGAAGCCTTGGAGGCCCGCGAGGCGTGGTTGGCGCAGGCACGCGCCGGCCTCGAAGAATTCGGCGGCTGA
- the secF gene encoding protein translocase subunit SecF, producing MSRFSNFGNDLYTGRRSIEFVGRVKRWYLISAVLLAIMVAGLMMRGINFGIEFTGGSDFRIANVGQLPDYESRAAKVVTDVGKVEKVSVTRVGGDDVRIQTERFDDRRAQDVRAGLAKEFKVTPTDVQSSVIGPSWGQSVSKQALQALLWFLGLVSIVLAVYFRTWKMSLAALVALAHDIILTVGIYSLAGFEVTPASMIGFLTILGYSLYDTVVVFDKVRENTTDALRRGHQTYSQAANQAVNQTLVRSINTSVVALLPVAAILIVGATIIGPGTLLDLALALFVGIIVGTYSSIFIATPMLAQLREREPAMIKLRQRVERHQAVQPQVAAPVAAGAKRGGVAATGGATAFQPGARTGSAGLADGPSQERTLSGRPVHPYAQRGPRNQPKRPPRSKR from the coding sequence ATGAGCCGCTTCAGCAACTTCGGCAATGACCTGTACACGGGTCGGCGCTCCATCGAGTTCGTCGGCCGCGTCAAGCGCTGGTACCTCATCTCCGCCGTGCTGCTGGCCATCATGGTCGCCGGGCTAATGATGCGGGGGATCAACTTCGGAATCGAGTTCACCGGTGGCTCGGACTTCCGGATCGCCAACGTCGGACAGCTCCCGGACTACGAGTCGCGTGCCGCCAAGGTGGTCACTGACGTCGGTAAGGTCGAAAAGGTGTCGGTCACCCGCGTGGGCGGTGACGACGTGCGCATTCAGACCGAACGATTCGACGACCGTCGGGCTCAGGACGTGCGGGCGGGCCTGGCCAAAGAGTTCAAGGTAACCCCGACCGACGTGCAATCCTCCGTGATCGGCCCCTCCTGGGGCCAGTCGGTCTCCAAGCAGGCGCTGCAGGCTCTGCTGTGGTTCCTGGGACTGGTCTCCATCGTGCTCGCGGTCTACTTCCGCACCTGGAAGATGTCACTGGCGGCACTGGTGGCACTTGCCCACGACATCATCCTCACGGTCGGGATCTATTCCCTGGCCGGTTTCGAAGTCACCCCGGCCTCGATGATCGGCTTCCTGACGATCCTGGGCTACTCGCTGTACGACACGGTCGTCGTGTTCGACAAGGTCCGTGAGAACACCACCGACGCCTTGCGCCGCGGCCACCAGACCTACTCCCAGGCAGCCAACCAGGCCGTCAACCAGACGTTGGTCCGTTCCATCAACACCTCGGTGGTGGCGCTGTTGCCGGTCGCGGCGATCCTCATCGTCGGCGCGACGATCATCGGCCCGGGCACGCTGTTGGACCTGGCGTTGGCGCTGTTCGTGGGCATCATCGTCGGCACGTACAGCTCGATCTTCATCGCCACCCCGATGCTGGCGCAGCTGCGCGAGCGCGAGCCGGCGATGATCAAGCTGCGCCAGCGAGTGGAACGGCACCAGGCCGTCCAGCCCCAGGTCGCCGCGCCGGTGGCCGCCGGCGCGAAGCGTGGGGGAGTCGCAGCAACCGGCGGTGCCACCGCTTTCCAGCCCGGTGCACGCACCGGCTCGGCCGGCCTCGCCGATGGTCCCAGTCAGGAGCGGACGCTCTCCGGGCGCCCCGTACATCCTTACGCCCAACGAGGTCCGCGCAACCAGCCCAAGCGCCCACCCAGGTCCAAGCGGTAG
- a CDS encoding adenine phosphoribosyltransferase, protein MPQSQLAELVSSRLRDIPDFPKPGVSFKDFTPLLADHVAFSAVVDDAVARFSGRVDAVVGIEARGFMMGAATAYAMGVGFVPIRKAGKLPSRVHAASYALEYGQATIEIHADAFVPGTRVLIMDDVLATGGTAAAACDLVERLGGTVVGVDVVVEIAALGGRAALNGRELASVLVL, encoded by the coding sequence GTGCCTCAAAGTCAACTCGCCGAACTCGTTTCCTCTCGTCTGCGCGACATCCCGGACTTTCCTAAACCGGGGGTCTCCTTCAAGGACTTCACGCCGCTGTTGGCCGACCACGTCGCATTCTCGGCCGTGGTCGACGACGCAGTCGCCCGCTTCTCGGGGCGGGTGGACGCGGTGGTCGGTATCGAAGCCCGCGGCTTCATGATGGGGGCCGCCACGGCCTACGCGATGGGCGTGGGGTTCGTTCCCATCCGTAAGGCGGGCAAGCTGCCCTCCCGGGTCCACGCGGCCAGCTACGCCCTGGAGTACGGGCAGGCCACCATCGAGATCCACGCGGATGCGTTCGTTCCCGGAACCCGGGTACTGATCATGGACGATGTGCTCGCCACCGGGGGGACCGCGGCTGCGGCCTGCGACCTGGTCGAGCGGCTGGGCGGCACCGTCGTCGGTGTCGACGTCGTCGTGGAGATCGCGGCATTGGGCGGCCGCGCCGCGTTGAACGGACGCGAGTTGGCGTCGGTCCTGGTCCTGTAG
- a CDS encoding amino acid ABC transporter ATP-binding protein: protein MTSQDIEAVAASGPARQAEGPLLSLQGVRCSFDEHVVLHDIDLDVAAGECVVLIGRSGSGKSTLLRCINLLEQVDDGIITLQGEEITDPRARVDDVRSKIGLVFQAYNLFPHLSVLDNVTLAPRRVHGVPAATARKRAMEMLDRVGLADKAHARPDELSGGQQQRAAIARALVNDPVLMLLDEVTSALDPELVGEVLDLLRELSAEGMTMILSTHEMSFARQVANTVAYLDGGVIVESGPPQQIFDAPRTEATRQFLSRL from the coding sequence GTGACGAGCCAAGACATCGAAGCTGTGGCCGCGTCCGGCCCGGCCCGGCAGGCCGAGGGGCCGCTGCTGTCTCTGCAGGGTGTGCGGTGCTCCTTCGATGAGCATGTGGTCCTGCACGACATCGACCTGGACGTGGCAGCGGGGGAGTGCGTGGTGCTCATCGGCCGCTCCGGCTCCGGCAAATCGACACTGTTGCGCTGCATCAACCTGCTGGAGCAGGTCGACGACGGCATCATCACCTTGCAGGGCGAGGAGATCACCGACCCTCGGGCGCGGGTGGATGACGTGCGCTCCAAGATCGGTTTGGTCTTCCAGGCCTACAACTTGTTCCCGCACCTGTCGGTGCTGGACAACGTCACCTTGGCGCCGCGCCGGGTGCACGGGGTCCCGGCTGCCACTGCGCGCAAGCGCGCCATGGAGATGCTGGACCGGGTGGGTTTGGCCGACAAGGCCCACGCTCGCCCGGATGAACTCTCCGGCGGCCAGCAGCAGCGGGCGGCGATCGCGCGGGCGCTGGTCAACGACCCGGTGCTGATGCTGCTGGACGAAGTGACCTCAGCCCTGGACCCGGAGCTGGTCGGGGAGGTTCTCGACCTGCTGCGGGAGTTGTCCGCTGAGGGTATGACGATGATCCTGTCCACCCACGAGATGAGTTTCGCGCGGCAGGTGGCCAACACGGTCGCTTACCTGGACGGCGGAGTGATCGTGGAATCGGGACCTCCGCAGCAGATCTTCGATGCCCCGCGCACCGAAGCGACGCGACAGTTCCTTTCCCGGCTCTGA
- a CDS encoding amino acid ABC transporter permease, with amino-acid sequence MSSQTAHTRAREWSPSQHEQRRAAYRKSKARRSVLLSALSTLAFAALVSWLLVSSPGWPRVRWTYFNWDKAVESFPAVLAGLWLNVRIMVVCGAIIAVLGLLVAVARTLRGPVFFPLRLAATIYVDLFRGLPLILVLLLLGYGAPALRLQGLPTSFLFWGCVALVLSYTAYVAEVFRAGIESVHPSQRAAARSLGLTHGQTLRFVVLPQAVRRVMPPLMNDLVSLQKDSGLISILGVVDAVRAAQIETASDFNYTPYVVAGVLFICLTIPMARFTDWMGRRQGFHGAGGMV; translated from the coding sequence GTGAGTAGCCAGACGGCGCACACTCGTGCGCGGGAATGGTCACCTTCGCAGCATGAGCAGCGGCGCGCGGCGTACCGCAAGTCCAAGGCGAGGCGCTCGGTCCTGCTGTCGGCGCTGAGTACGCTGGCCTTCGCTGCGCTGGTCTCCTGGCTCCTAGTGAGTTCACCCGGCTGGCCCCGGGTTCGCTGGACGTACTTCAACTGGGACAAGGCCGTCGAGTCCTTCCCGGCTGTGTTGGCGGGGCTGTGGCTCAACGTGCGCATCATGGTGGTCTGCGGGGCGATCATCGCCGTGCTGGGCCTGCTGGTGGCAGTCGCGCGCACCCTGCGCGGACCCGTCTTCTTCCCGTTGCGTCTGGCGGCCACGATCTACGTCGATCTCTTCCGTGGCCTGCCCTTGATCCTGGTGTTGCTGCTGCTGGGCTACGGCGCGCCCGCCTTGCGGTTGCAGGGTCTACCGACAAGCTTCCTGTTCTGGGGCTGCGTGGCGTTGGTGCTCTCCTACACCGCCTACGTCGCTGAGGTGTTCCGGGCCGGGATCGAGTCGGTGCACCCCTCCCAGCGCGCCGCGGCCCGCTCCCTGGGCCTCACCCACGGGCAGACGCTGCGCTTCGTGGTGTTGCCGCAGGCGGTGCGCCGGGTGATGCCTCCGCTGATGAACGACCTGGTCTCGCTGCAGAAGGACTCCGGTCTGATCTCCATCCTGGGTGTCGTCGATGCGGTGCGGGCCGCGCAGATCGAGACGGCATCCGATTTCAACTACACCCCGTACGTGGTGGCAGGGGTGTTGTTCATCTGTTTGACGATCCCGATGGCCCGCTTCACCGATTGGATGGGGCGTCGCCAGGGGTTCCACGGCGCCGGAGGCATGGTGTGA
- a CDS encoding RelA/SpoT family protein — protein MTDTSGSTTASERPAAAGGPEGATAAPTTTGSSSSLRARIARLGSRHHAHPVLEPLLRTVRATHPKADVSVIERAYEVAERSHEGQERANGDPYITHPLAVTTILAELGMTPVTLAAALLHDTVEDTSYSLDDLRAEFGEEIAMLVDGVTKLDKVRYGDAAQAETVRKMVIAMARDIRVLVIKLADRLHNARTWRYVSRSSAEKKARETLEIYAPLAHRLGMNTIKWELEDLAFATLYPKVYDEIVRMVAERAPAREEYLASVKDQVAEDLRVSRIAATVTGRPKHYYSVYQKIVVRGRDFEDIYDLVAVRVLVETVRDCYAALGAMHARWKPMPGRFKDYIAMPKFNMYQSLHTTVIGPEGKPVEIQIRTHTMHRRAEYGVAAHWKYKEVSGTVAAGTPQPGDAPGDSMTDMAWLRQLLDWQRETADPGEFLDSLRYEINAREVYVFTPKGGVIALPLGSTPVDFAYAVHTEVGHHCIGGRVNGRLVPLESQLENGDVVEILTSKTDGAGPSQDWLTFVKSPRARNKIRQWFSKERREEAIEQGKTAIAQAMKKRNLPLQRLITAETLQTLASELRFADIDALYAAVGQNTVSAQSIVERVVATHGGEDGAEEDLAEATLPGFAPQRRTRGSATDPGVVVKGVSNVYTRLARCCAPMPPDEIIGFTTRGTGVSVHRTDCTNVDGLQGHPERIIEVEWAPSASSLFLVQLQVEALDRSRLLSDVTRVLSDHHVNILSASVKTSRDRVAQSKFQFEMGDPGHLDHVIKAVRRIDGVFDVYRTTGGKADRRL, from the coding sequence ATGACTGACACCTCAGGGTCGACCACAGCCAGCGAGCGTCCCGCCGCAGCTGGCGGCCCTGAGGGCGCTACGGCTGCTCCTACGACGACCGGCTCGTCGTCCTCGCTGCGCGCCCGTATCGCGCGGCTGGGCTCTCGCCACCACGCCCACCCGGTTCTGGAGCCGTTGCTACGCACCGTGCGGGCCACCCACCCCAAAGCGGATGTCTCGGTCATCGAACGCGCCTACGAGGTGGCTGAGCGCTCCCACGAAGGCCAGGAGCGGGCGAACGGCGACCCCTACATCACGCATCCGTTGGCGGTGACAACGATCCTGGCCGAGCTCGGGATGACACCGGTGACGCTGGCGGCCGCGTTGTTGCACGACACGGTCGAGGACACCTCGTACTCCCTGGACGACCTGCGCGCAGAGTTCGGCGAAGAGATCGCGATGCTCGTCGATGGCGTCACCAAACTGGACAAGGTGCGCTACGGCGACGCGGCCCAGGCCGAGACTGTGCGCAAGATGGTCATCGCCATGGCCCGCGACATCCGGGTTCTGGTCATCAAGCTCGCCGACCGGCTGCATAACGCCCGGACCTGGCGTTATGTCTCACGCTCCTCCGCCGAGAAAAAGGCCCGCGAGACGCTGGAGATCTACGCGCCGCTTGCTCACCGGCTGGGCATGAACACCATCAAATGGGAACTCGAGGACCTGGCGTTCGCCACGCTGTACCCCAAGGTGTACGACGAGATCGTGCGGATGGTGGCGGAGCGGGCCCCGGCCCGTGAGGAATACCTGGCCAGCGTCAAGGACCAGGTGGCTGAGGACCTGCGGGTCTCGCGGATCGCCGCGACCGTGACGGGGCGCCCCAAGCACTACTACTCCGTGTACCAGAAGATAGTCGTGCGCGGCCGGGACTTCGAAGACATCTACGACCTCGTGGCCGTGCGGGTGCTGGTGGAGACGGTGCGCGACTGCTACGCGGCACTGGGGGCGATGCATGCCCGATGGAAGCCGATGCCGGGGCGGTTCAAGGACTACATCGCGATGCCCAAGTTCAACATGTACCAGTCGTTGCACACGACGGTGATCGGGCCTGAAGGCAAACCGGTGGAGATCCAGATCCGCACCCACACCATGCACCGCCGGGCCGAATACGGCGTGGCTGCGCATTGGAAGTACAAGGAAGTCAGCGGGACGGTCGCTGCAGGCACCCCCCAGCCGGGGGATGCCCCCGGCGATTCGATGACCGACATGGCCTGGCTGCGTCAGTTGCTTGACTGGCAGCGGGAGACGGCCGACCCGGGCGAGTTCCTGGACTCCCTGCGGTATGAGATCAACGCTCGCGAGGTGTACGTCTTCACGCCCAAGGGCGGTGTGATTGCGCTGCCCTTGGGTTCGACCCCGGTCGACTTCGCCTACGCCGTGCACACCGAGGTCGGCCACCACTGCATCGGTGGGCGGGTCAACGGGCGACTGGTCCCGTTGGAGAGCCAGCTGGAGAACGGCGACGTCGTCGAGATCCTCACCAGCAAGACCGACGGCGCCGGGCCTTCCCAGGACTGGCTGACGTTCGTGAAGTCGCCGCGGGCCCGCAACAAGATCCGGCAGTGGTTCTCCAAGGAGCGCCGCGAGGAAGCGATCGAGCAGGGCAAGACTGCGATCGCGCAGGCGATGAAGAAGCGCAACCTGCCACTGCAACGCCTCATCACGGCCGAAACGCTGCAAACCCTGGCCAGCGAGCTACGTTTTGCCGACATCGACGCGCTGTATGCCGCAGTCGGTCAGAACACCGTCTCGGCGCAGAGCATCGTGGAGCGGGTCGTGGCCACGCACGGCGGCGAGGACGGCGCCGAAGAGGACCTCGCTGAGGCGACGCTGCCCGGCTTCGCCCCGCAGCGGCGCACCCGAGGCAGCGCCACCGATCCCGGCGTGGTGGTCAAGGGCGTCTCGAACGTCTACACCCGGTTGGCGCGTTGCTGCGCTCCCATGCCCCCGGACGAGATCATCGGCTTCACCACCCGGGGCACCGGCGTCTCGGTGCACCGGACGGACTGCACCAACGTGGACGGGTTGCAAGGCCACCCCGAACGAATCATCGAGGTTGAGTGGGCACCCTCGGCTTCCAGCCTGTTCCTGGTGCAACTGCAGGTGGAGGCGTTGGACCGCAGCAGGTTGCTGTCCGATGTCACCCGAGTGCTCTCGGATCACCACGTGAACATCCTGTCGGCCTCGGTGAAGACCTCACGAGATCGCGTGGCACAGTCCAAGTTCCAGTTCGAGATGGGCGACCCGGGTCACCTGGACCACGTGATCAAGGCGGTGCGCCGCATCGACGGCGTCTTCGACGTGTACCGCACCACGGGAGGTAAGGCAGACCGCAGGCTCTGA
- a CDS encoding ABC transporter substrate-binding protein, with protein sequence MGSRRFLLTALAAGVTLIGGCSAPVEEAGAPETPSALTSGADCAKESLKLVKPGRMTIGTDKPAYPPWFVDDDPANGKGYESAVGYAVAEQLGFEKSEVDWVAVPFNSAVAPGPKSFDLDLNQISINDERRQAVDFSSGYYDVRQAVVTYSGSPIAQKKQVSELSGAKLGAQVGTTSYNAITEQIKPTTAPAVFDSNDLAVQALKNKQIDGVVVDLPTAFYMIGAQLDNGVIVGQLPASGGDTEQLGAVLDKGSSLTACVSAAVDALREDGTLSKLEQQWLQGQGAPELR encoded by the coding sequence ATGGGTTCGCGTCGCTTTCTTCTCACCGCTCTGGCTGCTGGCGTCACCCTGATCGGCGGCTGCTCAGCGCCCGTCGAGGAGGCAGGCGCCCCCGAGACGCCTTCGGCGCTCACCTCCGGCGCGGACTGCGCCAAGGAGTCTCTAAAGCTGGTCAAACCCGGGCGGATGACGATCGGTACCGACAAACCCGCCTACCCGCCGTGGTTCGTCGATGACGACCCTGCCAACGGCAAGGGCTACGAATCGGCCGTGGGTTACGCCGTGGCTGAACAGCTCGGCTTCGAAAAGTCTGAGGTCGACTGGGTGGCAGTGCCCTTCAACTCCGCGGTCGCCCCGGGGCCCAAGAGCTTCGACCTGGATCTGAACCAGATCTCCATCAATGACGAGCGACGTCAGGCGGTGGACTTCTCCTCCGGCTACTACGACGTACGTCAGGCCGTGGTGACCTACTCCGGCTCGCCCATCGCGCAGAAGAAACAGGTTTCGGAGTTGAGCGGTGCCAAGCTCGGCGCCCAGGTTGGCACCACCTCCTACAACGCCATCACCGAGCAGATCAAACCCACTACGGCCCCGGCTGTCTTCGACAGCAACGACCTGGCCGTGCAGGCGCTGAAGAACAAACAGATCGATGGCGTGGTCGTGGATCTACCGACGGCGTTCTACATGATCGGCGCCCAACTCGACAACGGCGTCATCGTGGGCCAGCTGCCCGCCAGCGGCGGCGACACCGAGCAGCTCGGTGCCGTGCTCGACAAGGGTTCCTCGTTGACTGCGTGCGTCTCCGCTGCGGTGGACGCGTTGCGCGAGGATGGCACGCTTTCCAAGCTGGAGCAGCAGTGGCTTCAGGGCCAGGGCGCTCCCGAACTACGGTGA